Genomic window (Neorhizobium galegae bv. orientalis str. HAMBI 540):
TGTTTCCAGAGCTCGCACTGCGTTTGCAAGGCGCTCGCCGAAATGCTCTCTCGCGATACGCAACCGATCGGCGGGCGAGAGCTCCTGCGGCTCCGCCAGCGGCTCATCGTCCAGTTCATAAAGAATGATGCCTTCCTTGCGGATATCCGTGAAGAAATATTGCCCCTGCTTGAGGTAGGTGTTCACCTCGCGCCTGGAATGGACGATGAAGCTGACCGGAGTCTCGATCGACTTGTCGCGGATCAGCCGGTCGGCAGCCTTGTACCAGTAGTCCGCAAATTCGCAGAGCCTGCGGTCGTTGACGATGATCAGCAGATCGAAGTCTGACCGATAGCCCTTCATGGTGAACGGCTCGTCGACCCATCCGCCCTTGGCATAGGAGCCGAACAGGATGACCTTCAGGATCCGGCCGCGCTTCTTGAAGTCGGCCGTGCCCTCCTTCAGCGCATCCTCGAACTCCTCGTGCAGGATTTCCAAAGCGAGACCGAGCTCGCGCTGTTTGCACGGTGGAATGTGATCGAGGGATGACTTCATCATGGACGGCGATGATCCTCAGGAAGGACAGGAGCTGCTTTTGCAATACGAATGGTTGCGTCGTTTGCTTTTACACACACGGCGCGGTGTACGGAAGCGGCAAAGAAGGCGGGGCCAGGCGGTCGGCTGTCAGCGACTCCCTATGCATGATCGAACATCTCTTTAAATTCCGGATCGGGATGATAGCGCTGCTTCCCGGCCGAGGCATGTCGCTCTCCCTCTCTCCGCAGGAACATGCGGCTGGGCGGCAGATCGCATGATCTGGTTGACATTGGCCAGCCGCCTCCCCCCGAAATTCCGAATCCGGTTAGCTGCGGCACGCTTTAGCGAACGCCGGAACTCGAGGCAACACGTCCGAACCTTGGCAGGATGGCCCGGAGTTCGCCGTCCACATGTAGAAGGCCTCTTCCGCAGCATTGCCAACTGCAGCAGATTGCTGCCCATGTAGGTTCCGCGCTGTCGCATGGCTTGATGGCGAGCAAAGAGTATCGAAAGCTAGGAACGCGAGGCAACGAATAACTATCGTCTAGCTTGCCTGGCTTCGGCTTCGCCATCAGCCTGGTACTCCGCTCACCCGTTGTTTCACGAGTGTTACCGCAGGTATCAACATCGAGGGTGCCGTTATGAAGTCTTCCGCGAAGCGGCTGTCGTAGAGTATCGGGTTTACTTCGTAAATATTTCTCAAACCCTCGATTGACAACCATCGGATGCAGTGCGATCCATTATCTGTTGATAGGGTTTGGGGCATAATCATCTATGGACATCTCACAAGAATCGCGTTCCGCGATGGGTTCCGCTCGCGCGGAAATCGAGGTTGACCGGAAATCTTTTTCTGGCCTGCGTGTTCGCCTTTTTGACGAGGGGGACATACCAGCAGTCCGCGACATCATGATCCAGCATCATGCGACCACGGTGTTTCGCAACCAGGCTTTTTCTGACTGGAAGCTGAAAAAGCACTTCCAGACGATCCTCTCTCGTCCGCCGCGTATGGTCGGTATTGTAGCGGAATGGGGCGGAACGCCCTCGGGTGTGGCGTGGGCGACGGCGGATTCGTATATGCTTTCCGACGGCCCGCTGTTTGCCAATGTGCAGGTCATCGCCGTAGACCTGACGCTGGGGCCTACCCGGCGGGCGAAGATCTTCCTGGCGCTCGTCGCCGCTGTCAGGCAATGGGCCGTCTCGCTCAATGCCAGCCATTCCTTCATTCACGTGACAACGGGGTCCAACATCAAGGCGACGGACAGGCTTATGAAGGCGGCAGGCGGGAGGTTTGTGGGTGGGGCTTATGTAGTGCAGGTTTAAGTAATACAGATTATCCTTTACTGCGCTCAGATCAGTCCAGAAAATTTCCAGAGAATAAAATGCCGGAAATCAACAATAGCAAGATATTTCCTTTCGATATACAAGACCACCCTCAACTTCAGAGGTACATAAATATTACAACGATAGCATCTGTAATAATTGTCACGTCTGCAACATATCTACTTGGATATTTTTTATCTATTGGAGTTTTTAAAGATTTATTGTTTGCGACTTTAAATTTGAGTAAATCATTTCAAGATCGATTCCAAGATTTAAATAAATACGACAATTTTTCCGGGTACTATTATATCAGCGGAGCTCTGATTTATATAATCTCGAGTATAATAGTATTTTCTTCCGCTATATTTGTATATTTCAAGAAACAAACGGTAAATATCGTCGGAAAATACGAAAATGGAATGATAATTGGCGTGCTGATATTATATCTTATTGCTTTTTTATTGACGTACACATTGCTATTCCATCACGTTGGGATTTCTGAAGAAAGATATGTTGGCACGTCTCGCTTCTTTACGGCATATTTTTTTCCATTTCTCTTGGGAATGTCTACTTTTTTCTCTCAAGCGTGCGCCTTTTCAACCGCAGCATTATTTCATCGTTTGAATAAGGGATAGCCATGAGCAGATCTTCAGAAAATCAGCAACCTGACATTGGTATTCCCGATGGCGTTGCCATCATCCTCGATTTTACGATGTCGTTGAAGTATGGGGTCGTCGACCTTTTTACCCGTCTCAACACTGGGCGATATTTAGGGACCGGCGCCGGAGCGTTAATAGGTTCAGTCGATGTCATTGATGCGTGGAAAAATGGGACACACCAGAACGTGTTGGAGGAGTCGGCAGGTTTAGCGGGCTCTGTTGCGGGGGGATTCGCGTTAGGGGAAGTGGGCGCCGGCGTGGGCTTTATGATTGCTGGCCCCGTTGGGGGTCTCGTTGGCGGGCTCGCACTCGGCGTAATTGGGGGCTATTATGGTGAAAAGGGCGCAGAAGCATTTATCAAGAATCTAGGAAAGCCTTTCGCCCCCCTCGACCCTTATATCGCACGTGGTCTACCAGTCGAAAATCGATACACGACGCCCAACTCCACCGTCGTCGAAAGAACCCAGATATTAGGCAGGAATGGCAAGGGAGATATCCTGTCGACCGACCGGACCACATATTTTAATGACGGAGGATTCAAAAGGGAAAATTTTCGGACGGAGGTGTTGGACGGTAGGGACGTGTTGGATCAAATGAGGGCGCTAAATGCTCCTCGCCGCGACAACCAAAATCCAATGACCTATGGCGATTGGAATAGATCGGATAACTATCCCGACTTGCCGCAAATCGGGCCAGTGCCGACGCAGAGGCCGGACAGTGTGACGAGTGCCGCGTCCCCGCGCCGTGACAACCAGAATCCTGCGACATACGGTGAATGGAGCAGTTCAAGCAACTATCCCGATTTGCCGCAAATCGGACCGGTCCCAACGCCGAGACCGGATAGTTTGCCAAGTGTTATGTCCCCGTGGCGGGACAACCAGAATCCAGCAACCTATTATTGGGACGATTCTTCGTCAGATAATTTTCCGAGTTTGCCGGAAATCGGGCCAATGCCGACGCCCAGACCGGATCGCGTCGCTCCACAAAGCGAATTCATCGCCTATGATTTTGTATCCCACAGCGTCAGTTATGGATTTCCATCAACTCCATCGTCCGGCGGTTACCCTAGTCTGCCGGAGATCGGCCCGGTTCCGACATCGCGCCCAAGCAGCCCATCGGCTGGCATTTCCGGCAAGAGCGGCGGTGGAGAGTCGCAAGAGAATGAACAATCAGGCGCAGATGGCACGTCAAGCGGCAAGCCGGTTTTGTTCGATCTTGACGGCGATGGTCTTTCAATCGAGCAACTGAATGCGTCCGATACATTCGTCGAGATGGAGGGCGACGGCTACGGGCACCGGACTGCCTGGGTCGATGCGGGCGACGGCGTGCTGGTTCTGGATGCTGACGGCGACGGAAAGATCAGTGACAAGAAAGAGTTCATCTTTACCGAATGGGATCCTGGTTCCGAGAGCGATTTTGACGCCCTGAAAAAGGGATTCGATACCGATCACGACGGAGACCTCGACAGCGGCGACGCACGCTGGTCCGACTTTCGGATCATGGTCAATGGTCAATTGGTGACGCTTGCGGCACTGGGTGTCGTGTCCATAGATTTAACTGCGACCGGAAGCGGACAGTCGTATGGGGATGGGTCTGCTATTGCTGGAACCTCGAACTTCACCCGCGCGGATGGCACGACCGGCCTGGTCGGCGATGCTGTCTTCGCCATGGAGGACAAGGGCTACAAGATCGTCCGCACACCGACGACCAATGCAGACGGTTCGACGACGACGGATCTCAAGGCCTACAATCCAGATGGCAGCCTCGCCTTCAAGGAAGTTGTCACCGTCAGCGCCGACGGCCTGACCACCATAACCCAGCACGACGACGATGGCGACGCGGTTTTTGATCGTTCCCAGAGCGTTCAGCGGGTGTTGAACGGTGACGGCTCGAAGAGCGAGACCGTCTCGAACTTCCGCGCCGACGGATCGCTGGCGGACAGGATGAAGACGATCACCAGCGCTGATCTGAAGTCGGTACTGACCGAACTCGACCAGGACGGCGACGGCGTCAACAACCAAACGCAGCAATATACCAAGAATGCCGACGGCAGTTCGTCGACGCGGACGAAGGAGCTTTCGGTCAGCGGCGCCCTTTTGAAGGACGTGGTGATCACCGTCACCGCCGACGGCCTGACGAAGACCGTCAAGACCGACCGCGAGGGCAATGGCGCCTATGAACTGACCCGAACGGAAGCGACGGTCGTCAACGGCGACGGCGGCCGGACGAAGACCGTCAGCGACCGCGGTGGCGATAACGGGCTGATCTCCAGCGAGACGACGTCGACCAGCGCCAACGGTGCGACCCGGACCGTCGATACCGACAAGAACGGCGACGCGCTGGTGGACGTCAGGCAGAGTTATGTCACCACCATGCTCGCAAATGGCGATGTCGTAATCACCGAAGAAAAGCGGGACCGAACTGACACGCTGCAGGGCAGGACTATAACCACGACCTCCGGCGACGGGTTGTCGAATATAGTGCAGCAGGATCTGACCGGCGACACCGTCCTCGACCGTATCTTGAGCCAGGTGAGTGTCGATGCCGGCGAGACACGCGTTATCACGAAGACGGTGACGAGCGGCGACCATACGCTTCTGTCGAAGTCGGTGCAGTCGGTCAGTAACGACCAGCGTACGATATCACTGAACGAGGATTCCAACGGCGACGGCGCTTGGGATCGCACCACCTCGATTCTCGCAGACGGAACGGGCGCAACCACCAAGATGGTGTCGGTGCTCGCGTCGAACGGCACGCTTCTCAGTCGGGAACAAATAAACACCAGCGCCGACGGGCTCTCGGTTGCCTCGCGGACCGATCTCGATGGCGACGGTTTCTACGACCGCACGAAGAGCAGGGTTGTGGTGCTGGGCGGCGACGGCAGCAGCACAGCTACAGAACGATTGAAAAGCCGCAACAACACTCCGATCGGCGAGACGGTGACGACGCGGAGCGCCGACGGCCTGACGACGACGGTGCAGCAGGACCTCACCGGTGACGGGTATTTCGATTCGACTGCGACCAGGACAGTTGTGCTGAACGGTGACGGCAGCCGCACCACGACTGCCATTGCCACCAGTCGCAACGGCTCGATGATGCAGAAGACGACGTCAACACTCAGTGCTGACAAGCGGATGCTGACGACGCAGACCGATGCCAATGGCGACTTCCATAACGATGTTACGGTGGTGGATTCCATTGGTATCGATGGCGTCCGCATGCTGACGACCAGCGAGTACAACGGAAACGGCACGCTGAAGAGCAACGTCGAGCAGGTCACTTCCGCCAGCAAGCTATCGATCACGACCAAGACGGACATCAACGGCAACGGCACCTGGGATGGCATCGTCACCGACGTCACCACGATCAATGCCGATTCATCGACGACGCGGATCGGATCCAATCTCAGTGCGAACAATACCGTGTTGTCGAAAAGCTACGTCTGGACCGATGCAACCGGATACTCGATCAACACCAAAGCAGATCGCGACGGCAACGGCGTCTACGAGCGGATCGTCTCCGGCTTGACAGGTTTCAATGCCGACGGATCGGCTACACAAACAATTGTTGAAACTGCCCAGAACGCCTCGGTCCTTAGCCAAAAGACGATCAACATCAGTGCCACGGGGCTGTCTGTAGTCACCCAGACGGACTACGACGGCGACGGCATCATGGACGTCAAGGGCGTCGACACCCTCGCCCTGAACTCCAATGGCAGCACGATCAAAACCGAAAGCCTTCATACGTTACCCGGTTCGGTGCTGATCTCGAAGGTAGTGACCACGACAGCGACCGATCAGAAGGCGGTGATGATCGACGCCGACTTCGATGGCGACGCTGTCAACGATCAGACAACCGCCATTCTCGTCAATAACAACGGAAGCAAGACGACGACGGCCTCCACGTTCGACGCCGGGCAGTTGGAGTCCAAGGCGGTCTCAACGGTCAGCGGCAACGGCCTGATCAGTGTTGTGCAAGTCGATCTCGATGGCGATTCCGTCTACGAGCGAGAGATCACCGACGCGACCGTCTACAATGCCGACGGGAGCACGACGCGCAAGGTCACCGAACTCGACGGAGGCCGTGCGTTCCAGCACGGCACCACGATCGACACCAGCGCCGACGGCCTGACTGTAACCAGCATTTGGGATGGAAACGGCAACGGCGCCTTCTCGCATAAGGAGGTGAAGAGGACGGTTTTGAACGCCGACGGCAGCAGCGTCGTCACCACCACCAACTACAAGACCGGCAACGTCCTCAACGATAAAGTCACTGTCACGGTCAGCAACCACGGGCTGATAACGACGACGTCCACCGACCTGGACGGCAATTCGGTCAACGATCAGATCGTCACCGTCACGATCATGCCGACAGGTAGCTCGGTAGCAACCTATATCGATTACAACGGATCGACCATCGTCGGCGAGACGAGGGTGACGACAAGTGCCGATGGTCTGTCGATAACGCGTGAACATGTGCCGCAGTCCCTGGCATCGCTCAACCGCCTCGACTGGGCGTCGACAGATATCACCGTTACCAATGTCGATGGCAGCCGTGTTCGGACAGTCTCGGAGTTCAATGTTACCTACGCGTCGTCCGAAGTCAGGACGCTGCGCAACAAGGCCATCATTACCACCAGCGGTAATGGCCTTAGCATAAATCGGCAGTGGGATCTGACCGGCTCGGGCTCGTATGGCAAGAGCGAGACGGACATTATCACACTCAACGAGGACGGCTCGGAGACTCGGACTGTCACCAACTACACTGCCGGCGCCATGACGATGCGGGAGGTGACCACAATCTCGGGCAATGGCCTGTCCACATCCGTCTCGCGGATAACGGCTGTGCCTGGTGGCAACACCACCGAGACCTTCACAGACATCACTGTGATCAACACCGACGGCACCCGCACGCGCACCGTCGTCAACAAGAAGTCGGACGGTTCGACGCTTTCCAAATACGTGACACTGGCCAGCGCCGATGGTCGGACGCTGACCGTGCAAGAAGACCTGAATGGCGACGGTTCCTTCGACCGCACGCGAACGGCATTTACGAAATCCCTGGCCGATACTGGGAGCCGCACCGTAACCACCGAACAAGCCGCCGATGGTAGCGTAACCGCAATCGTCACCAAAACCGTCCAAGGTGACGGACTGACCTCTCTGACCGAGCGTGATCTCCTGGGAGACGGCAAGATCGACCAGGTCGAGCTCAAGGAGCAATCGATCGACGGAAACTCGACCACGACGATCTCCAATTACTTGAGCAACGGAAACCTGGCGAGTCGGACGGTCAAAACCGTGAGCTTCGATGGAAGAACATCGACCCTACATTGGGATTTTGACGGCGACGGTGCGTTTGACCAGACGCGGGTTTTGGTCGCTACCAAGAATGCCGACGGCAGCTCGAACCAGGTTGCCACGAATTATACCGCATCCAATACAGTGATGCGAAAAGAGACAATCGTTACCAGCGCCGACGGCCGAACCCAGACCATCACCCGAGATGACGATGGCGATGGCGACGTCGACCACACGGAAACCGTCGTGTGGGATGTAACAGGTGCATGGGCTGCAACAATCGTCAATACTGAAGCCGCGTTAATGCCATCACCGGATCCGAGGGTCATTACGTGGAATTCCGCTATCGCGGCGAAGCTATCGACAACCGTGAGCGCCGATGGCCTGATCAAGGTTATCAAAAGCGACTACGACAATAATGGCACCTATGAGCATGTCGAGACCTCCCGCATCCTGATGGATGGTCGCTCTGTCACCTCGATAGTCGATACCAACAGTGCCGGCGCCGCGATCGCCACGGGTACGATGACGGTCAGTGCTGACGGCAATGTCATCAGC
Coding sequences:
- a CDS encoding nucleotidyltransferase and HEPN domain-containing protein gives rise to the protein MMKSSLDHIPPCKQRELGLALEILHEEFEDALKEGTADFKKRGRILKVILFGSYAKGGWVDEPFTMKGYRSDFDLLIIVNDRRLCEFADYWYKAADRLIRDKSIETPVSFIVHSRREVNTYLKQGQYFFTDIRKEGIILYELDDEPLAEPQELSPADRLRIAREHFGERLANAVRALETSRFQLSRSEVDENWRKDAAFALHQSLEQAYSCVLLTLTNYGPPTHNIKFLRSLAEEQDRRLTEAFPRDQHRERAWFNTLNEAYVKARYSKHYEISEEALTWLGARATVLLEQVDHVCREHLERLQRL
- a CDS encoding GNAT family N-acetyltransferase; the protein is MDISQESRSAMGSARAEIEVDRKSFSGLRVRLFDEGDIPAVRDIMIQHHATTVFRNQAFSDWKLKKHFQTILSRPPRMVGIVAEWGGTPSGVAWATADSYMLSDGPLFANVQVIAVDLTLGPTRRAKIFLALVAAVRQWAVSLNASHSFIHVTTGSNIKATDRLMKAAGGRFVGGAYVVQV